One window from the genome of Jiangella alba encodes:
- a CDS encoding sugar phosphate isomerase/epimerase family protein — translation MSALVGAQLYSLRESGDRAGAFAALAAAGIDAVEPYDLSDVPGLRADAERHGLAIPSVHARDTDPATLDRVAALGAHTLVIPRSEPEDWADADGIRRVGARLAARQQQAARAGLALAYHNHYWELATLPDGRHGLDVLAASTPPEVGFQVDLYWAHVGGADVAALLERLGDRVRSVHVKDGPGDVAADQVELGHGTLPVAAVLAAAPPGAARILEIDRCAGPVLDLLARNRAALARLDEAVAA, via the coding sequence ATGAGCGCGCTGGTGGGCGCGCAGCTGTACTCGTTGCGCGAGTCCGGCGACCGGGCCGGCGCGTTCGCCGCGCTGGCCGCGGCCGGCATCGACGCCGTCGAGCCGTACGACCTGAGCGACGTGCCCGGCCTGCGCGCCGACGCCGAGCGGCACGGCCTCGCGATCCCGAGCGTCCACGCCCGCGACACCGACCCCGCCACGCTGGACCGGGTGGCCGCGCTGGGCGCGCACACACTGGTGATCCCGCGCTCGGAGCCGGAGGACTGGGCCGACGCCGACGGCATCCGCCGCGTCGGGGCCCGGCTGGCCGCGCGGCAGCAGCAGGCCGCCCGGGCCGGGCTCGCGCTGGCCTACCACAACCACTACTGGGAGCTGGCCACGTTGCCGGACGGGCGGCACGGCCTCGACGTCCTGGCCGCGTCGACGCCGCCGGAGGTGGGCTTCCAGGTGGACCTGTACTGGGCGCACGTCGGCGGCGCGGACGTCGCGGCGCTGCTCGAGCGGCTCGGCGACCGCGTCCGCTCCGTGCACGTCAAGGACGGTCCGGGCGACGTCGCCGCCGACCAGGTGGAGCTCGGCCACGGCACGCTGCCGGTGGCCGCCGTCCTGGCCGCGGCGCCACCCGGGGCCGCGCGGATCCTGGAGATCGACCGCTGCGCCGGGCCGGTGCTGGACCTGCTGGCCCGCAACCGGGCGGCTCTCGCCCGGCTCGACGAGGCAGTGGCGGCGTGA
- a CDS encoding Gfo/Idh/MocA family protein, whose product MSARIGIGVVGCGTISRTYLENLPRVPGFDVVACGDLDVERARAAADAAGVPHAGGPEDVIGRPDVDIVVNLTVPAAHAEVGVAALRAGHHVYGEKPLARSRAEANLLLDAARQAGRRVGSAPDTFLGAGVQTALRLVRSGAIGRPVSAIACFQDPGPDRWHPAPEFLFAAGAGALLDMGPYYLTALTVLLGPVRRVAAMEREGPPERVVVSGPRAGTRFAAEVPTHTTAVLELASGAVATTVFSFDSPRKRHGFLEIGGTEATLRLPDPNRFDGPLRLCPAGTDDWRDVPTEGARLGRGLGVAELAEAIAADRPHRANAEVAAHVLDVAAAVTESGAQRRFVDVRSDFAAQEPLDPAWAPGEG is encoded by the coding sequence GTGAGCGCGCGCATCGGCATCGGCGTCGTCGGCTGCGGCACGATCAGCCGGACCTACCTGGAGAACCTGCCCCGTGTCCCCGGCTTCGACGTCGTGGCCTGCGGCGACCTGGACGTCGAGCGGGCCCGGGCGGCGGCGGACGCGGCCGGCGTGCCGCACGCGGGCGGTCCGGAGGACGTCATCGGCCGCCCGGACGTCGACATCGTCGTCAACCTCACCGTCCCCGCCGCGCACGCCGAGGTCGGCGTCGCCGCGCTCCGGGCCGGGCACCACGTCTACGGCGAGAAGCCGCTGGCGCGGTCGCGGGCCGAGGCGAACCTGCTGCTCGACGCCGCACGGCAGGCCGGGCGGCGTGTCGGCAGCGCGCCCGACACCTTCCTCGGCGCGGGGGTGCAGACCGCGCTGCGGCTGGTGCGTTCCGGCGCGATCGGCCGGCCGGTGTCGGCCATCGCCTGCTTCCAGGACCCCGGGCCGGACCGCTGGCATCCGGCGCCGGAGTTCCTGTTCGCGGCCGGCGCCGGTGCGCTGCTGGACATGGGCCCGTACTACCTGACGGCGCTGACGGTGCTGCTCGGGCCGGTGCGGCGGGTCGCGGCGATGGAGCGCGAGGGCCCGCCCGAACGCGTCGTCGTCAGCGGGCCGCGGGCCGGCACGCGGTTCGCCGCCGAGGTGCCGACGCACACCACGGCGGTGCTGGAGCTGGCCTCCGGCGCCGTCGCGACCACCGTCTTCAGCTTCGACTCGCCGCGCAAACGGCACGGATTCCTGGAGATCGGCGGCACCGAGGCCACGTTGCGGCTGCCAGACCCCAACCGCTTCGACGGCCCGCTGCGGCTCTGCCCGGCCGGCACCGACGACTGGCGGGACGTGCCCACCGAAGGTGCCCGCCTGGGCCGCGGGCTGGGCGTCGCGGAGCTGGCTGAGGCCATCGCGGCGGACCGCCCGCACCGGGCGAATGCCGAGGTCGCGGCGCATGTGCTGGACGTCGCGGCGGCCGTGACGGAGTCCGGGGCGCAGCGCCGCTTCGTCGACGTCAGGTCCGACTTCGCGGCGCAGGAGCCGCTCGATCCGGCCTGGGCGCCCGGGGAGGGGTGA